From a single Nicotiana tabacum cultivar K326 chromosome 8, ASM71507v2, whole genome shotgun sequence genomic region:
- the LOC107832615 gene encoding uncharacterized protein LOC107832615 — protein sequence MAPKKRGGRPRTTVVTARKVVEETVSVVVTPAADETETDTQTLTQSQPTVDILSSSTKESFDILTPPPSEDPTPKRTISVEDRSTPQRKKKEQQKEQEKQPQELEEQRVQQQDEDETQPASEPDEMPTPPKMQEEKKAQKRKPEAAKKAAQAKGGTEEGGKRKRKRAKVGGGVGPSEGYRRYVFRVMKQVHPDMGISSKAMTILNNLMGDMFERIAGEAATLSKYVGRATLASVDIQDAVKLVLPGELGKHAIAEGTKAVTTYVSNVGGGDKSKSKSKA from the coding sequence ATGGCACCAAAGAAACGTGGAGGAAGGCCGCGCACGACGGTGGTTACCGCTAGGAAAGTGGTGGAAGAAACCGTCTCCGTCGTTGTAACACCAGCCGCCGACGAAACTGAGACGGACACTCAAACTCTAACTCAGAGTCAGCCCACTGTTGACATTCTTTCTTCTTCTACCAAAGAATCATTTGATATTTTAACTCCACCACCTTCTGAAGATCCAACACCTAAAAGAACCATTTCTGTTGAAGACAGGTCTACTCCACAACGTAAGAAAAAGGAGCAACAAAAGGAACAAGAAAAACAACCTCAGGAACTAGAGGAACAGAGAGTGCAGCAGCAAGATGAAGACGAAACACAACCGGCTTCAGAGCCAGACGAGATGCCAACACCTCCAAAAATGCAAGAGGAAAAAAAGGCCCAAAAAAGAAAACCCGAAGCTGCGAAGAAAGCAGCACAAGCCAAAGGCGGAACAGAGGAAGGAGGAAAGAGGAAAAGGAAGAGGGCGAAAGTGGGTGGAGGAGTGGGACCCAGTGAAGGGTACAGAAGGTATGTGTTTAGGGTGATGAAGCAAGTTCATCCGGATATGGGAATCTCATCTAAGGCTATGACTATACTGAACAATCTTATGGGGGACATGTTCGAGAGGATCGCCGGTGAGGCGGCGACGCTGTCGAAGTATGTCGGCCGGGCGACGTTGGCGTCGGTGGATATTCAAGATGCTGTTAAGTTGGTGTTGCCGGGAGAGCTAGGGAAGCATGCCATTGCTGAAGGGACAAAAGCTGTGACTACTTATGTGTCAAATGTTGGTGGAGGAGATAAGTCTAAGTCCAAATCCAAGGCCTAG